Proteins co-encoded in one Mycobacterium mantenii genomic window:
- the eccB gene encoding type VII secretion protein EccB, giving the protein MSSNNESDERRSFTSRTPVNDNPDQVEYRRGFVTRHQVTGWRFVMRRIASGIALHDTRMLVDPLRTQSRAVAMGAVLLVTGLAGCFVFSLIRPSGTVGTNAVLADRSTAALYVRVGDDLHPVLNLTSARLITGHAVDPTMVKSSELDRFPRGNLIGIPGAPERMVQNPSHDANWTVCDAVSEPAQGGHAAHSTGVTVIAGRPDSSGARAATLPSQQAILVERDGSTWLLWEGRRSQINLTDHAITNALGLAQNNSEVPAPRPIALGLFNAIPEGPALTAPAIPNAGAPAPFSVPAPIGAVVVSYALDQSSSGAPRYYAVLPDGLQQISPVLAAILRNTNSYGLDQPPRLGADAVAKLPVSRMLDTARYPDQQVSVVDAGKSPVTCAYWSKPAGAATSSLNLMSGSALPIAESIRTVDLVGGGAATNGLVATRVALAPGTGYFTQTVGGGPDSPGTGSLFWVSDTGVRYGIDNESEHSAAGHGKTVEALGLNGSPVPVPWSVLSLFANGPTLSRADALLAHDGLTPDQKPGRVASAEGAPR; this is encoded by the coding sequence ATGAGCTCCAACAACGAGTCCGACGAACGCCGTTCGTTCACCTCCCGCACGCCGGTCAACGACAACCCCGACCAGGTCGAGTACCGCCGCGGTTTCGTCACCCGCCACCAGGTCACCGGCTGGCGGTTCGTGATGCGCCGGATCGCCTCGGGTATCGCCTTGCACGACACCAGAATGCTGGTCGACCCGCTGCGCACGCAGTCACGCGCGGTGGCCATGGGCGCGGTCCTGCTGGTCACCGGCTTGGCGGGTTGCTTCGTGTTCTCACTGATCCGGCCCAGCGGCACGGTGGGCACCAACGCCGTACTGGCCGACCGCTCGACCGCCGCGCTGTATGTCCGTGTCGGTGACGACCTGCACCCGGTGCTCAACTTGACGTCAGCCCGGCTGATCACCGGCCACGCGGTCGATCCCACCATGGTGAAAAGCAGTGAGCTGGATCGCTTTCCGCGTGGCAACCTGATCGGCATCCCCGGTGCGCCGGAGCGCATGGTGCAAAACCCCTCGCACGACGCGAACTGGACGGTGTGCGACGCCGTCAGCGAGCCGGCCCAGGGCGGGCACGCCGCCCACAGCACCGGGGTCACGGTGATCGCGGGCCGGCCGGACAGCAGCGGTGCGCGCGCGGCGACGCTCCCGTCGCAGCAGGCGATCCTCGTCGAGCGGGACGGCAGCACCTGGCTGTTGTGGGAAGGCAGGCGCTCGCAGATCAACCTGACCGACCACGCGATCACGAACGCACTCGGCCTGGCGCAGAACAACTCCGAGGTGCCCGCGCCCCGGCCCATCGCGCTGGGCTTGTTCAACGCGATACCGGAAGGGCCGGCGCTGACGGCGCCCGCCATCCCGAACGCCGGCGCGCCGGCACCGTTCAGCGTGCCGGCACCGATCGGGGCGGTGGTGGTCTCCTACGCCCTGGATCAGAGTTCCTCGGGTGCACCGCGCTACTACGCGGTGCTGCCCGACGGCCTTCAGCAGATCTCACCGGTGCTCGCCGCGATCCTGCGCAACACCAATTCCTATGGGCTGGACCAACCGCCCCGGCTGGGCGCCGACGCGGTGGCCAAGCTGCCGGTGTCGCGGATGCTGGACACCGCGCGGTACCCGGATCAACAGGTCAGCGTGGTCGACGCGGGCAAGTCCCCCGTCACGTGCGCCTACTGGAGCAAGCCGGCCGGGGCCGCGACCAGCTCGCTGAACCTGATGTCCGGTTCGGCGCTGCCGATCGCGGAGTCGATCCGCACCGTCGATCTGGTGGGCGGCGGCGCCGCGACGAATGGTTTAGTGGCCACCCGCGTCGCTTTGGCTCCGGGCACCGGCTACTTCACCCAGACCGTCGGCGGCGGCCCGGACTCGCCGGGCACCGGGTCGTTGTTCTGGGTCTCTGACACCGGTGTCCGCTACGGCATCGACAACGAGTCAGAGCACTCCGCCGCCGGACACGGCAAAACAGTTGAGGCCCTTGGCCTTAACGGATCACCGGTCCCCGTTCCGTGGTCGGTGTTGTCGCTGTTCGCGAATGGTCCGACGTTATCGCGCGCCGACGCGCTGCTGGCACATGACGGGTTGACGCCCGATCAGAAGCCCGGCCGTGTGGCATCTGCCGAGGGAGCCCCCCGATGA
- the eccA3 gene encoding type VII secretion system ESX-3 AAA family ATPase EccA3 translates to MELGDTGMLTAQPVNSRVDARVDEDVVSRFATCCRALGVVVYQRQRPADLTAARSGFTALTRIAHDQCDAWTGLAAAGDVSLRVLESVSRTAATAGTLQRQVDLAPGSLGFRYDTGLYLQFRAEAPDDFHLAYAASLATAGRFADADQIVARLTAGRPNWREARWVSVVINYRAERWSDVVKLLTPIVNDADLDDAFSHAAKIALGTALARLGMFAPSLSYLEEPDGPVAVAAVDGALAKALVLRAHVDEDSASEVLQDLYAAHPENEQVEQALTDTSFGIVTTTAARIEARTDPWDVETEPSAEDFVDPAAHERKAVLLHEAERQLAEFIGLDEVKNQVSRLKSSVAMELVRKQRGLAVAQRAHHLVFAGPPGTGKTTIARVVAKIYCGLGLLKRENIREVHRADLIGQHIGETEAKTNAIIDSALDGVLFLDEAYALVATGAKNDFGLVAIDTLLARMENDRDRLVVIIAGYRADLDKFLDTNEGLRSRFTRNIDFPSYAPSELVEIANTMAEQRDSIFEQAALQHMEALFTKLATESTPDANGISRRNLDIAGNGRFVRNIVERSEEEREFRLDHSEHAGTGEFSDEELMTITDDDVARSVEPLLRGLGLSVPA, encoded by the coding sequence GTGGAACTCGGTGACACCGGCATGCTCACAGCTCAGCCCGTTAATTCGCGTGTGGACGCGCGGGTTGACGAGGACGTCGTCAGCCGGTTCGCCACCTGCTGCCGCGCTCTGGGTGTGGTCGTCTACCAACGTCAGCGTCCCGCCGATCTGACCGCCGCTCGCTCCGGTTTCACCGCGCTGACCCGCATCGCCCACGACCAGTGCGACGCGTGGACGGGCCTGGCGGCGGCCGGCGACGTGTCGCTGCGGGTGCTCGAGTCGGTGTCGCGCACCGCAGCGACGGCGGGCACGCTACAGCGCCAGGTCGATCTGGCGCCCGGGTCGTTGGGCTTCCGCTACGACACCGGACTGTATCTACAGTTTCGCGCAGAGGCACCGGACGACTTCCATCTCGCCTACGCGGCGTCGCTGGCAACGGCCGGGCGATTTGCTGACGCCGACCAGATCGTCGCTCGCCTGACCGCCGGCCGCCCGAACTGGCGCGAGGCCCGTTGGGTGTCCGTCGTCATCAACTACCGCGCCGAGCGCTGGTCGGACGTCGTCAAGCTGCTGACCCCGATCGTCAACGACGCGGACCTCGACGACGCGTTCTCGCACGCCGCTAAAATCGCCCTGGGCACCGCCCTGGCCCGGCTTGGCATGTTCGCCCCCTCGTTGTCGTATCTGGAGGAGCCCGACGGTCCCGTCGCGGTGGCCGCCGTCGACGGCGCGCTGGCCAAGGCGCTGGTGCTGCGCGCGCATGTGGACGAGGACTCGGCAAGCGAAGTGCTGCAGGATCTGTATGCCGCTCATCCCGAGAACGAACAAGTCGAACAGGCCCTGACCGACACCAGTTTCGGCATCGTGACCACCACGGCGGCCCGCATCGAAGCCCGCACCGATCCCTGGGATGTCGAAACCGAGCCCAGCGCAGAGGATTTCGTCGACCCTGCCGCACACGAACGCAAGGCGGTGCTGCTGCACGAGGCCGAGCGTCAGCTGGCCGAGTTCATCGGACTCGATGAGGTCAAGAACCAGGTGTCGCGGCTGAAGAGTTCGGTCGCCATGGAGCTGGTTCGTAAGCAGCGTGGCCTCGCGGTCGCGCAGCGCGCCCACCACCTGGTCTTCGCCGGGCCGCCCGGAACCGGTAAGACCACGATCGCCCGCGTGGTCGCCAAAATCTATTGCGGCTTGGGGCTTTTGAAGCGGGAAAACATTCGAGAGGTCCACCGCGCCGACCTCATCGGCCAGCACATCGGCGAGACCGAGGCCAAGACCAACGCGATCATCGACAGCGCGCTGGACGGCGTGCTGTTCCTCGACGAGGCCTACGCGCTGGTTGCCACGGGCGCCAAGAACGACTTCGGCCTGGTCGCCATCGACACCCTGCTGGCGCGCATGGAGAACGACCGCGACCGCCTGGTGGTCATCATCGCCGGATACCGTGCGGACCTGGACAAGTTCCTGGATACCAACGAGGGCTTGCGTTCTCGGTTCACCCGCAACATCGACTTCCCTTCCTACGCGCCGTCGGAGTTGGTCGAGATCGCGAACACAATGGCCGAGCAGCGCGACAGCATCTTCGAACAGGCTGCGCTGCAACACATGGAGGCGCTGTTCACGAAGTTGGCAACCGAGTCGACCCCGGATGCCAACGGAATCTCGCGACGCAACCTGGACATCGCCGGTAACGGTCGATTCGTCCGAAACATCGTCGAACGCTCCGAGGAAGAGCGAGAGTTCCGGCTCGACCATTCGGAACACGCCGGAACCGGCGAATTCAGTGACGAGGAGCTGATGACGATCACCGACGACGACGTCGCACGTTCGGTTGAGCCGCTGCTGCGCGGCCTTGGCCTGTCGGTGCCGGCATGA
- a CDS encoding PPE family protein, whose protein sequence is MTAPIWMALAPEVHSTLLSSGPGPAGLLAAAASWTSLSETYASAADELSATLAAAQAGAWQGPSAERYVAAHLPYLAWLVQASANSAAMAAQHEVAATAYTAALAAMPTLPELAANHVVHGALVATNFFGINTIPIAVNEADYARMWVQAATTMTTYQAVSTAAVASAPQTGPAPQIVQATDSGQDSDDDGIVDNDGGNPYQLSWWVNRFLEIFQTIGRDLAEFPTDPADALEDLVQDIFGPAGLIADEFTHLGEALQAFPQLAALPLIVPGGFAGGIAGLSLMAGIQPAPAPDPAPAPVAPPPNVPVVSGAPVAVSAAPATAPAPSSTPTSAPSPAPASAPATPAPPPPPSTGAEAAAFPYLVGGPGIGTGSGMGSGAQRKAPEPDAAAAAAPAAASVSERQRARRQRRATMQDHYRGYEFMDPEPDVGPEPDLGLPIASDRGAGSLGFAGTAPAQTPEAAGLTTLTGGQFGDGPSVPMLPGSWEGE, encoded by the coding sequence ATGACCGCGCCGATCTGGATGGCATTGGCCCCGGAGGTCCACTCCACGTTGCTGAGCAGCGGTCCTGGGCCGGCTGGCCTCTTGGCCGCGGCCGCATCCTGGACTTCTTTGAGTGAGACCTACGCGTCGGCCGCCGACGAACTGAGTGCGACGTTGGCCGCGGCGCAGGCCGGGGCGTGGCAGGGGCCCAGTGCCGAGCGATACGTGGCCGCGCATCTGCCCTACCTGGCCTGGCTGGTGCAGGCCAGCGCCAACAGCGCGGCCATGGCTGCCCAGCACGAAGTCGCGGCCACCGCCTACACCGCGGCGTTGGCCGCGATGCCGACCCTGCCGGAACTGGCCGCCAACCACGTCGTCCACGGGGCATTGGTAGCGACCAATTTTTTCGGGATCAACACGATTCCCATCGCGGTCAACGAAGCCGACTACGCGCGGATGTGGGTCCAGGCGGCCACCACGATGACCACCTACCAGGCGGTCTCCACCGCCGCGGTGGCTTCGGCGCCGCAGACAGGGCCCGCGCCACAAATCGTGCAAGCAACCGACAGCGGCCAAGACAGTGACGACGACGGAATCGTCGACAATGACGGTGGTAACCCGTACCAGCTGAGCTGGTGGGTAAATCGATTCCTCGAGATTTTCCAGACTATAGGAAGAGATTTAGCGGAGTTTCCCACGGACCCAGCTGACGCATTAGAGGATTTGGTACAAGACATTTTCGGGCCCGCCGGACTCATCGCAGACGAGTTCACCCACCTGGGCGAGGCCCTTCAGGCGTTCCCGCAGCTTGCTGCCCTTCCGTTGATCGTGCCAGGTGGATTTGCGGGGGGCATAGCAGGTTTAAGTCTGATGGCCGGAATCCAGCCAGCCCCAGCTCCCGACCCCGCGCCGGCACCGGTGGCTCCGCCACCCAATGTGCCTGTCGTCAGCGGCGCTCCGGTCGCCGTTAGCGCTGCCCCGGCCACGGCGCCGGCACCGTCTTCTACCCCGACGTCGGCCCCGTCACCCGCGCCAGCCTCGGCGCCGGCAACCCCAGCCCCGCCGCCGCCGCCGTCCACCGGTGCCGAGGCAGCCGCCTTCCCGTACCTGGTCGGTGGGCCCGGCATTGGCACCGGCTCCGGTATGGGCAGCGGCGCGCAGCGTAAGGCGCCCGAGCCGGATGCCGCCGCGGCAGCCGCACCGGCCGCGGCATCGGTGTCCGAAAGACAGCGGGCGCGGCGGCAACGTCGGGCGACGATGCAAGACCACTACCGCGGCTACGAGTTCATGGATCCGGAACCGGACGTCGGGCCGGAACCCGACCTCGGCTTGCCGATCGCATCGGATCGGGGCGCGGGGTCGCTGGGCTTTGCCGGAACCGCGCCCGCGCAGACCCCCGAGGCTGCGGGGCTGACCACGCTGACGGGTGGCCAGTTCGGCGACGGGCCCTCCGTGCCGATGTTGCCGGGCAGCTGGGAGGGCGAATAG